One Papaver somniferum cultivar HN1 chromosome 10, ASM357369v1, whole genome shotgun sequence genomic window carries:
- the LOC113316206 gene encoding uncharacterized protein LOC113316206: protein MPSKVRRHPEEDSKKKNRESSKGRNEETSEYKKGQRRDGVKFPRLNIGLGELHKKIIDSLPIPRPLFEDTKGTETLEEGKTEISFTNADFDGVYRPHNDVIVILSLIGMYKVRHVLIDTGRSISVIFSGAYSSMNLNEGQVEADDNPIVGFSGETVSAVGRVNLPTTVGGKTVMQYFSLLDCRAPYNSILGRDWINSMEEKGKEGPPTIERLIEVQIGDQEEHTTYIGAKLPEEERESLISLLKENKYVFAWSLKDIPGIDPTIACHRLDIRENYKPVRQKPCKMAPERKANVAEEIERMLEAGIIRPVRYPKWMENIIVVPKKNGKIRVCIDFTNFNKACPSDPYLLPRIPDLVDATSGYERLSFMDGYSGYNQIPLHKDDQEHTAFVTDKGVYCCVVMPFGLKNARGTYQRLVNEMFKDMIGKI from the exons ATGCCATCCAAAGTGAGACGCCACCCAGAGGAAGACTCCAAGAAGAAGAATCGTGAAAGCTCGAAAGGCCGAAATGAAGAAACAAGCGAGTATAAAAAAGGGCAAAGGAGAGATGGAGTGAAGTTTCCAAGACTTAACATTGGGCTAGGAGAACTCCACAAGAAGATCATAGATTCGCTCCCTATCCCAAGACCGCTATTCGAAGATACTAAAG GCACCGAAACTCTGGAAGAAGGGAAGACAGAGATATCATTTACAAATGCCGATTTTGACGGAGTTTATCGTCCACATAATGATGTGATTGTTATTCTATCCCTCATCGGAATGTACAAGGTACGACATGTCTTGATTGATACTGGGAGATCGATAAGCGTCATATTTTCTGGAGCATACTCCTCAATGAATCTCAACGAAGGACAGGTTGAAGCAGACGACAATCCTATTGTCGGGTTCAGTGGCGAAACCGTGAGTGCAGTTGGGAGAGTCAATTTACCTACCACTGTAGGAGGAAAGACAGTCATGCAATATTTCTCACTACTTGATTGTCGTGCACCTTACAATTCTATACTCGGTCGTGATTGGATCAATTCCATGGAG GAGAAAGGTAAAGAAGGGCCACCGACGATCGAAAGGCTGATAGAGGTACAAATCGGAGATCAAGAAGAACACACTACCTACATCGGAGCAAAGTTGCCGGAAGAGGAACGTGAAAGTCTGATTTCCCTTTTAAAAGAGAACAAATATGTATTCGCTTGGAGCTTGAAAGACATTCCAGGAATCGACCCAACGATTGCCTGTCATCGACTAGATATTCGAGAGAATTACAAACCAGTGAGGCAAAAACCATGCAAGATGGCTCCGGAACGCAAAGCGAATGTGGCGGAGGAGATAGAAAGGATGCTAGAAGCAGGCATCATCAGACCAGTGCGGTACCCGAAATGGATGGAAAATATTATTGTCGTACCAAAGAAGAACGGTAAAATAAGAGTGTGTATTGATTTCACGAATTTTAATAAAGCATGTCCAAGTGATCCTTATCTGTTGCCCAGAATCCCAGATTTGGTCGATGCCACATCTGGATATGAACGGTTGTCTTTTATGGATGGGTATTCTGGTTATAATCAAATACCATTACATAAAGATGATCAAGAACACACTGCATTCGTTacagataaaggagtttattgttGTGTTGTCATGCCGTTTGGTCTAAAGAACGCCAGAGGAACCTATCAGCGTCTGGTGAACGAAATGTTCAAAgatatgataggcaagatatag
- the LOC113319590 gene encoding uncharacterized protein LOC113319590, whose protein sequence is MLYNCAEMTKGKGVLVYENAPKANRKLVLTRTPKMKVKDVRLRLFPSPDKVINISTDTIESSSRMNQASPTYTPTSPYKKSLNELFDETIPLTLLRIFLLSLSRRMVFESPKRTLLFLFPMLPKAWQMAAFYPKIDRLMPKSPIWLKYLASAT, encoded by the exons ATGCTTTATAACTGTGCTGAA ATGACAAAAGGAAAAGGTGTTCTGGTTTATGAAAATGCTCCCAAAGCCAACAGGAAGCTGGTTCTAACGAGAACTCCCAAGATGAAGGTGAAGGATGTGCGGCTGAGACTTTTTCCATCTCCGGATAAAGTCATTAATATTTCTACTGACACGATTGAGTCTTCTTCTAGAATGAATCAGGCTTCCCCGACATACACTCCGACGTCACCATACAAGAAGTCCTTAAATGAATTGTTTGATGAAACAATCCCGCTGACATTACTCCGGATTTTTTTGCTGTCCCTGTCAAGACGAATGGTGTTCGAATCACCGAAGAGGACTCTGCTATTTTTGTTCCCGATGTTGCCAAAGGCTTGGCAAATGGCTGCCTTCTACCCAAAGATCGACAGGCTTATGCCCAAATCACCGATCTGGCTGAAATATTTGGCATCTGCAACATGA